Part of the Colius striatus isolate bColStr4 chromosome 4, bColStr4.1.hap1, whole genome shotgun sequence genome, AACTTCTCCAATTACCtggtttattaaaatattttaattcagagCTCCTCACCTGCCTTTCTTTCATGGGAGAGACAAGGTCCAGGTCTTGCCTCCAGACAACTTGCATATGATGTCCTGTAATAAAACTTCTTCAAACAAGAGAACATTGGAAAAGACCAAATATCAGCAGTGCTCTGTATATATGCAGCAGTACTTGTAAAAACATATGCATGGCTGTTTATCTCGTTGCCAAGGCTGGGATTTATATATAACTCTTCAACTAGATAATTGTTCACAGTGCATGGATTTAAGTTCCTTTGAAAACTTAAGCCCCTCTTAAATTTCCTGTTAAAGCCAGGAGGGGCAGAAATTCCATTGCTTAAAACTGTTCTGACTGAATCATTCCCTAGGTGGGCTCTCTGAAGAAGGATCTTTTCAGCTTTCTCTGGGAATGCCTTTATAAAAAGTTGAGTTTTCCCAAAGGTTTTGTGCTAAATCAATAAATAAGGTATTAGAGAAGCTGTTGATCATCAGCTCTGCGAATTTTTCATCCAGAGGATAAATGTCTCACTCAGGGAGCAGATCATGCCTTTGGCAACTATTCAGTCTTCAAGCCTTCTCTCAATTACAGGTTTTCTAATCAACACAACGTGACCAAAACCTTCTCTAACCCTGCCTGTGATGCCCAGAGAGTGACAGAAACATGTCCTGGTTTCTGTCTGTGAAGAATAGTGAGAGTGTGAGAGAGATGatggagttgtggagtctccttccttggaggtctttaagatctaggtgaccctgcttctgcaggggggttggactagatgatctctaaaggtcccttccaaccctaccattctatgattctgtgattctatggtctTCTGAGCTTTCTACCAAGCCCTGGGGAGGAGCTTTCTTCAAAGTTTTAAACTGACACTAAACTTACCCAAATTGAGGCATAAACATTCCTTTAAGTCCTCAGGCAGTCATGTGATGCTTAGCTAATATTGCTTTGTATGGCTTGTCTGTAGACTACTACAACTCCTGGGAACCCTTGGTCTTTAAAATCTTGACTTagtaagaaaacaaatagaaacaAGCATTGCGAAACAGTGACAAAATATTTCCCCCTCTCTTTtcatccatttttctttcaggaagGCATGAGGTGCAGTCCTGGAAAACGGCCACCAAGCAATCCTTGTGTCTCATGTGGCAAAAAGTGAAAGTGCAGCTGATATTAGGCATGTCTTTCCTCGTTGCTGTTTTTTGGTACTGCAGAAGGCTCTACAGCTTTTTAGCACAGCTACTGAAACGGTAGGTTTTTATTAGGCAGAATTTAATCTTCCATGCTGTCGCTTATTTCAGTAAATATTGACCTTTTGGTAATTCCTCTTTGACACCTGTTTTATCATTTGGGTTACAGGTGGAGCAACTACCTTCAGAGAAAACTCATAAgtaatctttttgttttcattccatAATCATTaatctccccccccccccttcccccataACTAAACTTTAGATGCAGAACAGCAGAAGGTACCTAATCTGTGAATTAATCTTGATTTAGGGAATCTCAGTGTGCTGGCAGAAGTGGATCTACTTGGTTACAGTGCAAGAGAATggaaaggagaaacaaagcAGGCCAAACACATGAGGGAGGTAAGAGTTAAAGTTTAATCTCTGcatgaggactggaggaaagaagTACCAGGGAAAGCAATAGTACTCCCAGtgcaagcagctgctgcagaatgaaaagcaaaagggaCTGCATGAACATGGACCCAAACTGAGATTGCAGCAGATCAGGACCGTGGGATGCAGCAGCCTGTGGAACTGTAGGGCCCTCTTCCTAATTCTCTGCCAATTCCTTGCTCTGAATTGCCCTAACAAGGGCTCAAATGAGAGCCAGAGGCAACACAGAGGAAATACAAGGAGTGTGTAGCTGGAAAAGGTCCATGTgcttcagcacagagctgccatgTCTGCTCAGCCTCAAGTCACTGTTGCATAGTGGGTTCAGGTCAGCAGAGAGATGGTTTTGCCAAAAGGAGTTTTCTCCAGATGCCTGTTCCTGCCCTTTTGCTGCTCCATGCCATACATCAGAAAAGGCCCTGAAGTGATTGAGGTTAAAGCTGTGATGGCAAAGAAGTCTTGGCTGCCCTGCTTTGATGTGATTGACTGTGTGAATGTTTATGGTATCAACAGTGCAGAGACTGGAACACGTTGCTGGATTTGGAGAGAGTGCAGAGTCACTCCTAAAGGGCAGTGACAGTTTAAGGTGTTTACAAAAACCATGGTATTGGACTATTTTTGTGTATATGAAGCTTAGAAATACACTCTTCTCATTCCCCTTGCTCCCTCTTACGAGTAGTTTGGAATTGGACTCCAATCAACATGGGTTTTGTCCAAGAACTAACATTTTTGTTTGCTAAATTTTTGGGGGGGATCTTTTTTCTAGGCATATGAAGAATTGTTTTGGAGCTGTCATATCAAATACTTGCGACAAGTCAGGAGGGACAACTACTGTGTGCTAAGAGCAGTACTTTTTCAGATATTCAGCCAAGGCATTCCTTTTCCATCATGGATGAAGGAGAGAGATATATTGAAGGTAAAATCCATTTCCTAAATGGACATGATTCAGGTAACCTTGCACTGCAGAAGGAAGCTTTGTTCAGTGTGAAGACTGATGTGTCTGCTGTGGAAGCAGAAGGAGGATCATTATCAGAATTTCAAGAGGAGTTTTTCAAATTCACTTGATTGAACATGAGTCTAAATGGTAACAAAACAATAAAGGCAAGTGGGTAAATGTTGCTGCTGCCCTGGTAGACGTCATGCCCTTAACACAAAAGGATATTTGAGTCTTCCTCATCCACATCTGTGCAAATTCCGATGGTTCTCTCAGGAGCTGCTAAGCGTGTTGCTGAAGCAGCAAGGATCCTGCCCTTAGCTCTGGCAGGAGAAGGCAGCAAGGAGGTGAGGAGCAGTGGCTGCTGTCTGTGAGGACAACTGGAAGGTGTTTGTAACCCTCAAGACCTCACTGAATTCAGACATACCCAGCTTTTTCAGAGTGTGggttatatatatatttttttgagtgtatattttcttcttttttgtctgacctttttttccaagtttcttAAGGACTTGGCAGTCAAGTGGAGCCTCCTCCTTAACATTTGAGTTGCTCCAAGGcccattttgttttgttgtttgaacTGTACAACCAGAGGATTTGGAATGACATTGTAAATTGTGCGTAGGCTAGTTTATATAACTTTTCATTCTACTTCTTGTTATGATTATGATtagcttttttgtttgggttttttttctctccctccagctccctgaaAAGCTTTTGTATTCCCAAGGTTGCAACTGGATTCAGCAATATGGTTTTGGGCCAGAAAGATACACAGGTCCCAACGTCTTTGGTAAATTGCGCAAATGTATGGAGACATTAAAGACAAATGTGAGTACTTAGGAAATGCTTGGGAAGAGTGTAAGCATGGAGAAATGGGTTGAGATAGAGTTAAGGAGCTGCCCTGCTAAGATATTTCTGTGGCAGTCAGCTTCCCTCCAGGTTtggagagctgagctgctgggaaggTCATCATCTCTCTTGCAGGGAAATACAGCTTTCAGGGATCCACTCGCTTAAGTACTTGGGGTCCTCCTGCAAGTTACAGAGGCTGTCCTCCCCACAGCTGTTACTGTGTGACTAGCTGCCCTTGCCACCAAGTGGCTCCAGCAGTATCTCATCATTTCCAGTAAAAATAACAACATGCTGGATGGAGTCCTTCTGGATTCCTTCCCCACATGAGAGGGAACAAATACACAGTGCATTTTCTTCTCAAGCTATCATCTGGTCTTTGCTTCCTTCTCcatgaaatgttttaattatcCAGTTTTACTGTAATTTCTCTGTAAACTGGATTGCAAAGTCTGACAGCCTGACTGCCACCTCTCTTCACCTCTCTTCAGCATAGCCAGATTACACATGTTCCCTACCAGTTTAACTCTTATTTGTGTATTTAAATCTTGGGGAGTTTTATTAGCCCCAAAGCCTTCTGgaacagagattaaaaaatctACCTGACAAGACCTTGCACCTTCATTGAGTTTCTCTGGGGTTTGTGCATGTCAGCAGTTGCATAAGCTCTGGacagtttttgtttgctttgccaCAAGCTGTCCCCAGCACATAACCTCTCCTCCCCATCTTCCTCCACTGGGCAGTTGCTTTGGATGCTCTCCTGGGTCACAGCCATCACTCTTTAGTTTTAAATGCTATTATCACTGTTATTgttacttaaagaaaaacaccaaaacccaaaTAGACTTATTTAGCTCTAGAAACAGAGCACTAGTAATATAAAGGAGTTAAAGTAGAGATCTGGTTCTTGTCCCTTGCCTGCACTCATGCTGTGCCACAGTGACAACTGCCTGTCTTCTTGAGACATGCCTGGTGCTTCTTGTGTGCAGTTACCATTTTGTTCTGTCACTCTGCATTTGCTAGTGTTGGGTTTGACTTTAACTTGTTGTAGTTCTTTTACATTGACGTTAGCCTCTTAGCACAAAGCATTTAAACTGGATGTTTGTACAGAAGAAGAGCACAGTGAACTAATCATACAGCTGCTCTGCAACTACTTGGGAGCAAGTAATAGCAGGATAGTACATCCataccattttatttttataaagatgCATTTTGGCCAGTGAGATGGATTTTTGCCCCTTTTCACTAACAGGCTTCTCTGCTGCATTTCCCAGCTCCATTGTCATcttgtgtgctgctgcctgcaggtgcTGTTGTGCCTGGGCTGTGTTGGTTAGTAGGTGCTTTACACTTAGGCCAGGCTTTGCCCTTAGGTAGTAGAGGTCCTCTAGCAAAGAGATGTTAGCAGTTCATCTATTTGGTCTCCTTTTTAACCTGTAAGGAAAGTCTTCAGGAATGCATGAAGAGATAGGACtagcttagatttttttttttagtggttttttttcagttgcaatTCACATTTTGTGGCCACTTCAACATATAAATAACATAAGCACAGAATTAACTACAGTTCATTTGAATCCCGCTCGTTGAGCATCATCTCTTACTGTGGTCCCAAGAAAACCTCTCAGctccagatggatttttttcttagccACTGTGTTGAAGACTGGGTGCTTTAAGCTTTCTGATTTGGTACCCACTCCAACATTATCTCCTGGATGGATCATTGCCTGGGTGTGTGCACTGGCTTTTGACCCTTCTAGAGCCACAGAAAGCTCAGGACCTCTCGTTATCAACAAGAGGAAAATTCCTACTCTCTTCATATCCCATGCATGTCTTTGCTAAATTTCCTTAACCTCATGAAGCAGAACACACTGAAGATGCACAAAAGTGTACAGTTCATAGTACCATTCTGGCTTTGTCTAGTTTGTATGGGTTCCTTCTGATTGGCACACTTCTGAGTGGGGCTCAGCATCTAAAGAATTGTAGCTAGGGCAATTCAAATGTAAAGGGTACTATAGAGGAAAATCAATGAGTTTTGAAAGATCCAAAGTAAGATCTTAATCTAACCTTTGCTTGTGGCTTTAGGGTGTATGTGTGATGTGCACACACAGATTTCCTGTAACTTTGTGAGGCCTTTTTGGTGGCTACTCTCTTTTGAGGCTGTTTACTGACAGAGATGCCTGGATTTTCTACAGTGGTGGTGGGTGACTTGTATAGGACAATTCCATTTGCTTTCTCATAGACTGTCACTAGCATCCAGATACTTGGAGCTGTCTGTAGCAAATAACTTCAGCTGGAAAAATGCAAACTGAAGTGTGTAAGGCTTCAAATTTCACTGTGAATCCAAGAGAGCCACCTGCTTATTTGCCACCACTATTTGGCCACAGCGATGGTCTGTGACTGGAAATTGTTTCCATTTTGGAATCTTTCACATGAAATAGAATTCTTAATAActtgattaatatttttctgtgtgctttccAGTGGATTGAAATCAGTGCTACTAAAGATCATGAAGAAAGAGGAAACCTGTGTAATACACTCTTTTCTGATGAGAACAAGGAGCACAGACTGTATGAGGCCATAAAATTCATCATGCTCTACGAAGTCGTTGAAGCCTATGAGCAGATAAAGAACAGGGAAGAGCCTGTACACAACCTTTTCAGCCTTCTCCTTGCTCGTGATTCTTCATCTGACCCTTTGAGTTTCATGATGAATCATCTGAACTCCATAGGTGACTCCCTTTGCCTAGACCAGGTAATgatataaatgaaaaagaaaacacgtaGCTGATTTAATCTCTGACGTGGTTAGGTGCCTACCATCATACATCAGCTGTGACTACTGGCCCATTTTTGTTCTTTGGGATGTGAGGAAGTAGACTAAGGATAGCCACTtatcttccagaaaaaaaatgaagtaggGTAAAAGGGTGGCCAGTTTTCTTAGTGGGCCAGAAATAAATGTTGCAAGCTATCAATGAGACAGTTTAGAACAGTGATGCCTTTGGTAGGTAATTTTAGATTATGCAGATTTGACctggtttttttcacttctccATTCAGCTCCACTATcactattttttcctctctctttggTTCCCATGAGAGCTGATGTCTGTAATGAGAACTATTAACTATTCACTTTTGTATATTATCCAATTTGATATTGACTGAGGAGTTAAATAACTGATATCAAAGCTCCACGCTACTGTTCTCCAAATGGTTTCACTTTCCAATGGGTGGAATTATTCCTTATCATCAGTTTCAGTTATCAAGTCAACTGTTAGATGTGGTAGTCACCTTCAGGAACAGTTTGATTGTAACTGGACAAGTTCTGCCCTGTCTGGCTGTGCCCAAGGACATGAGCTTTCACCAGAGCATTTTTACAGATTAAGCAATCCTTTGCAAGGAGTATCAATGAAGATGATGATTGTCAAGTTTTGTGTACATGAAGTACAAggccattttttccttttactgttAAATTCCCCTCATGTAGCAAGTGATCACAAGGTGGCAGGCTTCTCATTTTTCAAAGTGTATCCATCTTCTCATAGTCTTTTAATAATAAGctttgagccagcaatgtaccctcatggccaagaaggccaatggcatcctgggatgcatcaagaagagtgtggccagcaggtcaagggaggttctgctccccctctactctgctctggtggggcctcatctggagtcctgtgtccagttctgggctcctcagctcaagagggaaagggaagcgctggagagagtccagtgtagggccaccaagatggtcaggggactggagcatcttccatacgaggaaaggctgggggaactggggctgtttagtctggaatagaggagactgaggggagatcttattaacatttacaaatatctaaagggtgagtgtcaggaggttgggacatcccttttttctataggaggtagcaacaggacaaggggtgatgggatgaagctggaacacaaaaagttccacttaaacataagaaaaaactatttcactgtgaggtgagggagccctggcacaggctgcccaggggggttgtggagtctccttccttggaggtcttcaagacccacctggacatcttcctatgtgacctgatctaggtgaccctgcttctgcaggggcgttggactagatgatctctaaaggtcccttccaacccctacctctctatgattctaagctGGTCCATTCTTCCCCCACAACTATGCTGTGTGAGGTGACTTTGGAAGCAGGTTATATATTGTATCAGGTGGAAGAGGGATGTTTCCAGAATATCCTCTGTGTGCTGAACTTTTCACATACTCCACTTAAAAAAAGGGCcccttttcttccttgtctGCTGTTTTTAAGCTGGATGATTTGCCTTAATTATCTTTGATTCAGCTTCCTAAATATAGAAGCAAAATGTCTTACAGACTTTTTTCATCTTTAGGTTGAACTGTTTCTTCTTGGATACTTACTTGAAGTAAAGATAAGAGTTTACAGACTGCATAGGTTTAATACTGAGGAATTTCAAGTGAACTACCCAGATGAATACCGAAGGGAATGGAATGAGATTTCTCTGCTGACCGAGGATGACCGCTACTACCACATCCCCATTTACAGAACGTGAAGGACCAGtgacttttgttgttgttgttgttccctTTGTATAATACAGTGAGTGACCAGTTGCAGTGAATTAGGTTTCTAATCAGCAGCAGTAAGATTTTGAGAATGCTCGTTAATGATTACAAAATGATTTATGCGTTTATTGTGTAAacattttgctttcctgttgcaGCACAGTTCACCATCAGTCAGCCATAAAAGCCATAAAATATATTGCTCTACTGtctgggaggggaaaaaaaaagtcagatttgAGGGCTGTCAGACAAAAAAAGATTGGACTGCATGGCAAAGAAGGCAAAGGTAAGGGTGAGTTTTCCATTGCTAGCCTAAGGGTTTGCTCTGACATCTCTGGATGGGTTAAACTCAAGGTCCTCAAGGAATTACTGCCTTTCCCTCATCTTTTGCTGGAGAGGATGAATCACAGAGGAATCAGCTCCTGGGCTCCCACAGTTTATAGTCCAGGCTGTTAAACTTGCATTGCCTTGGGGCTATGTAGGATGGGAGGATGTAAACTGGGGCCTCTGTGTAGCTGCTTCGAATCCCCTTTGGCTTCCCTCGTTACTGGAACACCTCCCTTTAAGGGTGGGCAgagcaagcagctgcaggaTGGAATCGCTTCAGACACCTGAAATGAAGATGTCTGCAATCAGCACTGATATCTGAAGGTGAAGAAGTGTTACACGGCAGCAGGGTGAAacaacacacgcacacagagGAACACTGTGCCAGATGAACTGAAGGTTTACTTTATAACTGAGAAAAGTACATAAGCTTTCTCAAAGCTAAAAAAAGGTAGTATTAATTAATAAGTATCATGCAGTAGAGTGACACTTGGTAGCTGCCTATGGCTTTTGTCAACTTGTAAATCCTTTAAGGGCTGATATCAGCATTACCTGCCAAGATATCCTTTGCAATTCATCTGAGAAACCTgtgcacagaaaacattcataaacattgtattttcagaaaatattctttttctatgCATTATGTGAATTCAGCAGTGTGTATACATGTTTTATCCTCTGAGTATTTATTAATCTCCTTGCACAAGATTGCTATCTTTAGTTTAGACCTCAGTGTTTGAGATCTAAACTAAATGCTTGCTAATGTTTGAAGACATCTGTCCAGGACAACTAAATGAGTTGTACTTTCTTACATGGAACATTTTTCCCAGGTCTGTTTTCTCAAAGAATCATTTGTGgtttgattatttaaaaaataaaggaccttaatttgaaaaaatattaaagtgaTACAGCAGATCTAGCAGAATGTGTATGAAAAGCTTATAATTCCACAGGCATGTGGTTGTGTTGAGGAAAGTGGGGTTTACTGAGAAATGAAACCTCTCCTTTCTTTATCCTAGAGATACAGGGACAGGCAGATTTGGTTTTTAACTCCTGCACGAGGAACCACAAGCCAGTAACAAAAATGTGAATGGGGCCTGCAGGAGCTAAAGCAGTTGCGTAAGGTAAATAAATGGGAATGCTCAGAGTTCACAGAGAGCACTCAGTTCCTTTgtgtaaaggaaagaaattttatCCCTTACAGTCCTCTTATTTGTatgtatatgtaaatatatttataaacacAAACACTTGAGCTCTCTATTGCAACAGCTTTGTTTCCTGAAAGTTCTTCTGAGTTCAGTTTTGTTCAATAATTTGTAGCTTTTAATTAAGAAGGCTTGATAGCTATAATTTCATCTCATCAAAACTTGCATATTAAATactttatttattaaaagaagctttcttttttttccactgaattaAATAACTGC contains:
- the OTULINL gene encoding inactive ubiquitin thioesterase OTULINL isoform X1; this encodes MHRRRDRKASENRDQLTKQEKRSRSNHSKRSVGRHEVQSWKTATKQSLCLMWQKVKVQLILGMSFLVAVFWYCRRLYSFLAQLLKRWSNYLQRKLIRNLSVLAEVDLLGYSAREWKGETKQAKHMREAYEELFWSCHIKYLRQVRRDNYCVLRAVLFQIFSQGIPFPSWMKERDILKLPEKLLYSQGCNWIQQYGFGPERYTGPNVFGKLRKCMETLKTNWIEISATKDHEERGNLCNTLFSDENKEHRLYEAIKFIMLYEVVEAYEQIKNREEPVHNLFSLLLARDSSSDPLSFMMNHLNSIGDSLCLDQVELFLLGYLLEVKIRVYRLHRFNTEEFQVNYPDEYRREWNEISLLTEDDRYYHIPIYRT
- the OTULINL gene encoding inactive ubiquitin thioesterase OTULINL isoform X2; translation: MWQKVKVQLILGMSFLVAVFWYCRRLYSFLAQLLKRWSNYLQRKLIRNLSVLAEVDLLGYSAREWKGETKQAKHMREAYEELFWSCHIKYLRQVRRDNYCVLRAVLFQIFSQGIPFPSWMKERDILKLPEKLLYSQGCNWIQQYGFGPERYTGPNVFGKLRKCMETLKTNWIEISATKDHEERGNLCNTLFSDENKEHRLYEAIKFIMLYEVVEAYEQIKNREEPVHNLFSLLLARDSSSDPLSFMMNHLNSIGDSLCLDQVELFLLGYLLEVKIRVYRLHRFNTEEFQVNYPDEYRREWNEISLLTEDDRYYHIPIYRT